The genomic region ACCCCGGGTGGCGGACCAACGTCAGCATCCGCTTCTCATACGCTGCGAGGAACACCTTCAACGTCTCCGGTGCCATCCGACACCCAGTATCGGCCTCCACCGGATGGTCGAACCCCTCGGGAGCCACCTTGCCTTTCAGTACCAGGGCGGTGACCACGCTGTCCACGATCACCGGGCGGAACTCCTCCATCAGGTCCAGGGCCAGACTGGCCCTGCCCTGGTTCAGAGAGTGCAGGAATCCGCCCTCGGGGTCGAGCCCAGCGATGTGGCAGGCCACCACAGCGTCGTTGAGTAGCAAGGTGTAGCCGAAGGAGAGCATCGCGTTGACCGCATCCGGGGGCGGTCGCCGCCTGCGGTGGGTGAAACCCCAGGCCGGGTCGAGCATGCGCCCCCAGCAGGCGAAGTAGTCCCGGCCGGCCGCGCCCTCATGCCCCATCAGCTCCGCCAAGCCACCGGCCTCCAACGCTCCCGCGCGAGCCTGGACCAGCCGCTCGGCCACCACCGCCACGTCCTCTCCCGCCTCTTGCGGGGCACGGGTCGAGCGTGAGGCCCGCAACAGAGAGGTACGCAGGTTGGTGAGCTTGCCCGCGACGAACGCGCGGGCGAAGTCCAGTGCCCGGGACCCGTGCAGCGCAGCCTCGTACTGGGCCGCGCGCACATGTACGTCTCCGCCCATCGCCCGGGACAGGCGCCCTTGGAAGCGCCCGATGTCATCCAGCAGCACCAGCTCCACCCCTTGGCGCAGGGCCCGGTGCAGGAACGGGGTGCTGAACCCGACCCGGCCGACTCCCACGATCTGGCGCACTCGCTTGAGGTTGACCGACAGCAGTTTCTTCTCGCCGTGCTCGATGCGTACCCGGTCGCCGCGGCTGCGCACGAGCGCTCCGGGGGTGGTGACGTAGACAGTGGCCTCCAAAGGGGTCGACCGCTCCTGGCCCGCCACTCCGTCACGTGCTCCCACCGTGCGTCCGAGGAACCGTACTCCTTCATCGAAGGAGGCGATGTGGGACTTGTCGTCGTTGAGGTCCAGCCCCCACTCGGCCAGGATCTCGGTCGCCGTGGCGAGCGCCTGTTCGGCGTCGGTGCGTGCGTGGGCGGGAACGGCGAAGTCGTCGGCGTAGCGCAGTACTTGGTGGCCTCGGCTGAGCATGGCCTTGTCGAAGGCGTCCAGGTACAGGTTGGTCAACGCTGGGGACAGGGCGCTGCCCTGGTGCAGGCCCCGGCCCTGTCTGCGGCCCGCTTTGACCCGGTGAGCTGCACGGCCGGTGTGGCGTCCCGAGAGATCAGGTGCTGGACCAACAGGCACAGCTCGGCGTCGGGGACGAGTTCCTTGACACGGGTGACGACGGGCCAGCGGGGGATGCGTTCGAAGCAGTCGGCGATGTCAGCGCGCACCACCCAGCGGGCGCCTGCTTCGCGGGCCTGGACGAGGGCGCGTATCGCGTCGTTGACTCCAAGCCCGGTGCGGTAGGCGAAGCTCCAGGGTGAGAGCACCGGGTCCAGGAAGGGTTCGATGACCTCCAGCACGGCGCGTTCGACGATGCGGTCCCGTACAGCGGGAATCGCGAGGAGCCGGGTCCCACCCGAAGACTTGGGCACCTCGATGGCCACCACCGGGCCGGGTTCGTACTCCCCGGTCCGGAGCTGTTCGCTCAACTCCACCAGGTTGCTCAGAGCGCCCCGTTCGAACTTCTGGACCTGATCTGACTTGACGCCGTCCTACAGGTCGTTGTCGCGGACCTCGTTCCACGCGGAGAAGAGTCGTTCGCTGTCTGCGGCCTGACGGAGAAGGTCTCCCATTTCGCGGGCTCTCGAGGACTGGGCAGAATTCTTTTTTGGTTCTGATGCCCTTCAGTCTTTGACGTCCTTCGGAACGCAACCAGGGTAACGACTCTGAGGGCAGTGGCTTCGAGTTTCCATGCCCTTCGGGCTTTGACGTCCTTCGGAACTCTGCTCCTACGAAGAGCTCGAGCGTGGCCAGTTTCCATGCCCTTCGGGCTTTGACGTCCTTCGGAACTCTACTTGCTGGAGCAGATCGAGGCGTTCATCGAGTTTCCATGCCCTTCGGGCTTTGACGTCCTTCGGAACGCGAGGATGGCAAAGAGTTCGTGGCCAACCGTGAAGTGTTTCCATGCCCTTCGGGCTTTGACGTCCTTCGGAACCCTTGCCCAATTTCATGGCCTCTGAACTGCGCTGATGCACCCCCTCTGCACGCGACCGCCCTCCACAGCGACACAACCCATGTGCCTCAGATAACAAACCGCACTTACAGGCCTCTGAACAGCACAAACGCTCTGCACGCAAACCGGCCTTCCCGCACCCGAACCAAGTTCGGTGTACAAGAATGCACCTCCACCCAGTCCAAGTGGTAGGCCCAGACCCTCTGCCATCCTCACCCAACGGCATCCCCGCCGCCAGACCCGCGCCGGAAACGACCACATCCCGTTTTCCCCTGACACGCCGGGCTCTGTGTTGTTACCGTGGCTCCACCCGGTGACGGCCTCCCGCACCCCACACCCGGATACCTGCTTTCCTCACCCCTGCGAGAGCACCCCCCGAGGAGGCCGTGTGCCCACATGGTGGACACTCACCCCCACACCCCCACCACATCCCTCGGTCTCCCCGTCCCATCTGCACGCTCTGGCCTGCCACCTGCTGGAGACCCCCGCCAGCGACCACACCGCCCAGACCAAACCCTTCAGCACCGCCCTCGCCCCCATCACCAGCACCGCCACGCCCGGTACGCATCTGGTGGTGGCCTGGTTGGACGAGCCCACCGAACCCGACCTGGCCCGGCGCTTGGCCACCCCCGTGCGCCTTGGCCCGCGCACCATTCGCCTGAACCCGGTCGACCGGCACACCCAGCCCTACACCCGGTTGGCCGCCTGCCCGCCAGCTCCCAAGGCCAGGGTGGAGTTCACCACCCCCGCCTACGTCAAACGAGGCAAACGCCAGATGCCGCTGCCCGAGCCCGAACTCCTCCTCACGGGGCTCGCCCGACGCTGGGCCGCTTACAGCCCGCAGCCGCTCCCACCTGCAGCGGTGACCGAGATGTTGGAAACGGTCCACCTGGCCCGCCACGACATCCGCACCCTCCCCGCCGGATCGGGTCCACACCAGCGCACCGGGTTCGTCGGCCACGCGGTCTTCGCCCTGCCACCGGGTACTTCACGCGCTGCTCAGCGGGCCTTCGCCGCCCTGTGGACCTTCGCGGAGTTCTCCGGGGTCGGTGCGCAGACCACCCACGGGCTGGGCCACGTGCGCGTGCGCCTGCCCGGACCGCGAACGGAACACGCGCACCGCGCTGTCCGAGAAGGGAACACGAACCCCACCGGCACCGCCCGTACCCGCGCAGGTCACCCCCACCACCTCCCACAGAACGAAGACGCATGAGCGAACCCGAACCGCGTGACCTGGTCGTCATCGCCCTCTCCGGCGTGCAGCGCTACATCACCGAGTCCCGCACCACGGTCGACCTGCGCTCGGCCAGCCAGATCGTCGCCCACCTGGCCGCCGAGGCGGTCCGACACCTGTCCACCGTGCCCGGAGCACGGATTGTCTTTCCGACTTCCACCCGTGAGGACGTCAGCGGTGACGACGACGGGATGCCCAACCGCGTCGTAGCCCTCCTGCCCCCGGAACAGGGCTCGCAGGCCGCGGCCAACATCCAGACATACCTGGCCGAGACCTGGGAGGAGTGGGTGGAGGAAGTGTTCGGCGCATCCCAATACCAGTTTCCAGGGTGGCCGGTGGTGCAGTGGGTGAGCGTGCCGGGCGGGACCGGGACCTACGCTCAAGCCTGGTCCCTGGCCCAGCGCTCGCTGACCGAGCGAAAGAATGTGCGGGACTTCTCCCAGCCCTGGGACGAGCAGCGCGAACTGTGCTCGCTGTCCCCGCGCTGGCGCTCGTGCGAGGTCCCCGACTCCGCGCCGAAGCACCAGAGGAAGGAACTCCTGGCCCAGCCGAACTGGGTCAAGCGCCTGTGGCATACGACCGAGACCGGCCGGGCGTCGGGTTTCGCGTCCACCAACGCCATCGCCTCCTCCCCCTATCGGAACGCCGTACTGAAGACGTGGCAGAAGGACTCGGCACTCCCCGACCTCGTCGAGTACCTGCACTTGTGCGCCGACGCGCTGGGCGAGGACCCGGTGCGGGAGCGGCCCCTGGAATGGTTGGCGAAGGTGCCCGGCGACGAGCACGCGCGGTGGCTGCGCGGCCGGGGGGCCCGCTGGGTGTTCCCCGGCTCATGGCACGTGGAAGTGCTGGCCCGGGAGTTCTCCCGGGACGCGGCCGATCCGGGGTTCGTCCGGATCGTACGAGACGGGTGGCAGGCCGCTCGCGCCCTGGCCGAGGCGATGGGCGGGCACGGTGTGGGCCCGCCCTCACCTCACCTGGCGGTTCTGGTGCAGGACCTGGACTCCATGGGCCGGTTCCTGTCCGGTCGGCCACGGTCCGGGAGCTCTCGCCTGAGGGTGTCCGAGAAGGAGCACCAGCGCATCTCGCGGCTGCTGTCGGAGGTGGCTCGCAAGCAGCGCGCGGCCCTGAAAAGCGTCGGTGGGACCGTGGTGTACGCGGGCGGTGACGACCTGCTGGCACTGGTCCCGGCCGCCTACGCCTTGGAGGCGGCCCAAGTGTGCCACGACACCATCCCCCCGCCCCCGAACCTGCCCACCGCCAGCACCGGGCTGCTGTTCTTCCACCACGACTCCTCGCTTCGCCACGCGCTGCACCGAGCCCACGAGTTGTTGGCAGCGGCCAAGCGGCGCCCGGACAAGCACGCCCTGGGAGTGGGGATGCTCCGCCACAGCGGAGCGCACGCCGAGTGCGTCCTGGACTGGGCCGGTGACACCGGGCCGGCAACGGATCTGAAGGTGTTCACCCCCGAGGGGCCCCAGGCACGTGTGCGGCTGGCTCCGGGGCTCCTGGAGGACCTGAGGACTGAGCGGGTGCACCTGGACGGCGGGGACGCACGGGAACGGGAGCTGTTCCGACATGTCTTGCCCCTGGAAGGAGCACGCAGGGAGCTGCGGCGCCTGGTGTCGCGACACGCGCACGTGCGCACTTCTCCGGGGGAGCATCCCCTGGGCGCGAAGAAGGAAAACGAGTTGAGATCGGAGTTCGCGGACAGGGCCGCCAAGGCGTTGGAGCGGATGGCGCCTCCCGGGCGCTTGGTGGACGAGGGCGCCGTGCGGGTGGCGCTGTTCCTGCGTCAGGAGGCGTCGTGACCCACGAAGCGCACCGGCGGTGGCTGGCCCTGGTACCCCGCGACACCGTGCAGGTGCGCGACGGCCGTTCCTTCGACGCGGGGGCGGGAGGCGTTGCGCACACCGTACGCCCCTGGCCCTCCACCGTAGCCGGAGCACTGGTCCCCGCCCTGGGCGGGGAACCGGAGAGCGTGCGCGGCCCGGTCCTGGCCCAGGAAGTGGACGGGCACTGGACTCCCCACTTGCCGGTCCCCCTGGACCTGGTGCGCGAGAGCGGACGGGAGGATGTGTGGCGGCTCCGGTTGCCCGAAGCGGACCCCGGTGTCTCCAGCGACCTGGCGGCCCTCGCCCGCCCGCACGGGATCCCAGACCTGCGCTCGCTGTCGGCCCCGGAGGGGGCCGAGGACACCGAACCGCTCGCCGGCCTGGTGCCCGGTCACGTCCTGCGCTCCTACCTGCACGGTGAACTGGAGGACGACGAGGGGCTGCTGTCGGTCAGCGACCTGGAACAGCCCGAGGACCCGCTCTCCCCGGAGACCCGGGTGGGGCTGGGCCTGGATCCAAACACGCGCACGGCCAAGACAGGGCTGCTGTACACCAGCACCCACCTGCGTCTGGCCGAGGACTGGGCGTTCTGCGCCGAGGTGACCCCCACCCCGAAACAGCACCGGGCGGTGGAATCTCCCGCGGGACCGGTCCGCTTCGGCGGCCTCAGCCGCCTAGCGGACGTGGCCCCCGCCCGGGGACTGCACTGGCCTGACGCCCCCCTGGCCTACCCCGAGGGGAAGGTGCTGGTGTACGTGGCCACCCCCGCCGTGTGGGAACGCGGATGGCTGCCGCCGCTGCCCCCGAACGCGGACCTGGTCGCGGCGTGTGTGGGCGATCCCCTGCCAGTGGCCACGGCCTCCCCGGTCCAGGACCACCAGCACTTCCTCCGAACCCGGACGCTCATGTGGGCCGTCCCGCCGGGATCGGTCTACTACCTCAAATTCCTCAACCCCGACGACGCCGAGCACTGGGTCAAGCAGTCCCACCGCACCGCGCTGGGACCGGCCGCCCGCAAACGGCTGGACACGGCCGGCTTCGGAGTCGTCCTGACCGGAGTGTGGTCTTGAAGAACTACCTGCTCTACCTGTACGTGGAATCCCCCTTGCACGCCGGGGGATCCGAAACCGAGGGATCGGTGGACCTGCCCATCCAACGGGAGGCCGCCACCGGCTACCCGGTGGTGTGGGGCCAAAGCCTCAAGGGCGCACTGCGCCAGTTCGCCCGCGACGCCGGATGGGGAGACACCGACAAGGAGGGAGCCCTCCTGGACGAGGTGTTCGGCAAGATGGCCGGAGGAGACGGTGACCCCGGGGTGAACACCACCGCCGGTCTGCTGTCGGTGGGGGACGCCCAGCTCTTGGCCCTGCCGGTGCCGACCCTGCGCAGCACCTTCGCCTGGGCCACCTCCGCGCTGGCCCTGAACCGGCTGGCACGCAAGCACGCCTACGCGCACACCGGACGCGACCTGCCCGTCGTCCCCCAGGTCAAGGAGACCGAAGGCGTGTGCGCTACCGCCGAATGGCACGATCAGGGCCAGGTACTGGGCCCCTGCCTGGTGAAGGTGGACCACCCCCGCAAGGGCGAGGCCAACCGGGTGGCGGCCTGGGCCGAGTTGATCTCCAAGGAGGGGATCGGCGCTGAGCCGCACATGGCGGTCCCGGCCGCCAAGTTCCACGACGACCTGCTCGTGGTGGGCGCGGACGTGATGTCGCACCTGGTCCGCGAGTGCACCGAGCACTCGGTACGTATTCAGCTCGACCCCAGGACCAAGACCGTCAAGCAGGGCCCCTTCACCAGCGAGTACCTGCCCGCGGAGACACTGCTGGTCTCGGCACTGGCACTGCGCGAGGACCGCGGCAACCACGCCCGGCACCGGGAACGACTCAGGGAACTCCTGCACGGCGCCGTACTTCAGATCGGCGGAGACGAGACCCTCGGCAAGGGACTGGTCTGGGCCCGGCTGGTGGAGGCCCCCGAT from Nocardiopsis aegyptia harbors:
- a CDS encoding Cas10/Cmr2 second palm domain-containing protein, which produces MSEPEPRDLVVIALSGVQRYITESRTTVDLRSASQIVAHLAAEAVRHLSTVPGARIVFPTSTREDVSGDDDGMPNRVVALLPPEQGSQAAANIQTYLAETWEEWVEEVFGASQYQFPGWPVVQWVSVPGGTGTYAQAWSLAQRSLTERKNVRDFSQPWDEQRELCSLSPRWRSCEVPDSAPKHQRKELLAQPNWVKRLWHTTETGRASGFASTNAIASSPYRNAVLKTWQKDSALPDLVEYLHLCADALGEDPVRERPLEWLAKVPGDEHARWLRGRGARWVFPGSWHVEVLAREFSRDAADPGFVRIVRDGWQAARALAEAMGGHGVGPPSPHLAVLVQDLDSMGRFLSGRPRSGSSRLRVSEKEHQRISRLLSEVARKQRAALKSVGGTVVYAGGDDLLALVPAAYALEAAQVCHDTIPPPPNLPTASTGLLFFHHDSSLRHALHRAHELLAAAKRRPDKHALGVGMLRHSGAHAECVLDWAGDTGPATDLKVFTPEGPQARVRLAPGLLEDLRTERVHLDGGDARERELFRHVLPLEGARRELRRLVSRHAHVRTSPGEHPLGAKKENELRSEFADRAAKALERMAPPGRLVDEGAVRVALFLRQEAS
- the cmr4 gene encoding type III-B CRISPR module RAMP protein Cmr4 — protein: MVLKNYLLYLYVESPLHAGGSETEGSVDLPIQREAATGYPVVWGQSLKGALRQFARDAGWGDTDKEGALLDEVFGKMAGGDGDPGVNTTAGLLSVGDAQLLALPVPTLRSTFAWATSALALNRLARKHAYAHTGRDLPVVPQVKETEGVCATAEWHDQGQVLGPCLVKVDHPRKGEANRVAAWAELISKEGIGAEPHMAVPAAKFHDDLLVVGADVMSHLVRECTEHSVRIQLDPRTKTVKQGPFTSEYLPAETLLVSALALREDRGNHARHRERLRELLHGAVLQIGGDETLGKGLVWARLVEAPDE
- a CDS encoding reverse transcriptase domain-containing protein — its product is MSEQLRTGEYEPGPVVAIEVPKSSGGTRLLAIPAVRDRIVERAVLEVIEPFLDPVLSPWSFAYRTGLGVNDAIRALVQAREAGARWVVRADIADCFERIPRWPVVTRVKELVPDAELCLLVQHLISRDATPAVQLTGSKRAADRAGACTRAAPCPQR
- the cas6 gene encoding CRISPR system precrRNA processing endoribonuclease RAMP protein Cas6, yielding MPTWWTLTPTPPPHPSVSPSHLHALACHLLETPASDHTAQTKPFSTALAPITSTATPGTHLVVAWLDEPTEPDLARRLATPVRLGPRTIRLNPVDRHTQPYTRLAACPPAPKARVEFTTPAYVKRGKRQMPLPEPELLLTGLARRWAAYSPQPLPPAAVTEMLETVHLARHDIRTLPAGSGPHQRTGFVGHAVFALPPGTSRAAQRAFAALWTFAEFSGVGAQTTHGLGHVRVRLPGPRTEHAHRAVREGNTNPTGTARTRAGHPHHLPQNEDA
- a CDS encoding type III-B CRISPR module-associated Cmr3 family protein translates to MTHEAHRRWLALVPRDTVQVRDGRSFDAGAGGVAHTVRPWPSTVAGALVPALGGEPESVRGPVLAQEVDGHWTPHLPVPLDLVRESGREDVWRLRLPEADPGVSSDLAALARPHGIPDLRSLSAPEGAEDTEPLAGLVPGHVLRSYLHGELEDDEGLLSVSDLEQPEDPLSPETRVGLGLDPNTRTAKTGLLYTSTHLRLAEDWAFCAEVTPTPKQHRAVESPAGPVRFGGLSRLADVAPARGLHWPDAPLAYPEGKVLVYVATPAVWERGWLPPLPPNADLVAACVGDPLPVATASPVQDHQHFLRTRTLMWAVPPGSVYYLKFLNPDDAEHWVKQSHRTALGPAARKRLDTAGFGVVLTGVWS
- the cas1 gene encoding CRISPR-associated endonuclease Cas1, whose translation is MTNLYLDAFDKAMLSRGHQVLRYADDFAVPAHARTDAEQALATATEILAEWGLDLNDDKSHIASFDEGVRFLGRTVGARDGVAGQERSTPLEATVYVTTPGALVRSRGDRVRIEHGEKKLLSVNLKRVRQIVGVGRVGFSTPFLHRALRQGVELVLLDDIGRFQGRLSRAMGGDVHVRAAQYEAALHGSRALDFARAFVAGKLTNLRTSLLRASRSTRAPQEAGEDVAVVAERLVQARAGALEAGGLAELMGHEGAAGRDYFACWGRMLDPAWGFTHRRRRPPPDAVNAMLSFGYTLLLNDAVVACHIAGLDPEGGFLHSLNQGRASLALDLMEEFRPVIVDSVVTALVLKGKVAPEGFDHPVEADTGCRMAPETLKVFLAAYEKRMLTLVRHPGLGRRVSYRAALTAQARLIARVLAEREDTYTALAWR